A segment of the Methanolinea mesophila genome:
TCGATCAGCGGCGCGTGCATAATGCCCGGTGCCGCATCACCTCCTGAGCTACCGCCACTCACCCTGCTCCCTGGATTTTCGTTTTCACCTGTACCATCAACCCCGACTGGTGAATCCGGGGTTATTGCAGCGGGGCTCATCGTAATGTCAATCCCGTCCGGCGCAGACGTGTACGTGGACGGGGCAATGCTCGGGAGAACTCCCTGCACTCTGCCCGGACTTCCTGCAGGAATTCACCTTGTCACAATCAGGATGGACGGTTATCGGGACTGGACCCGGGCGGTCCATATCCGGTACCGGCATACCGTAAACCTCAACGCAACCCTGCTCTCATCCGACCCAATCCCCTGCCGGACAATTGTTCCCAGACCGACGCTGCCACATCCGTCGATCACA
Coding sequences within it:
- a CDS encoding PEGA domain-containing protein, with amino-acid sequence MSIPSGADVYVDGAMLGRTPCTLPGLPAGIHLVTIRMDGYRDWTRAVHIRYRHTVNLNATLLSSDPIPCRTIVPRPTLPHPSITPVGTPIPVPTIPTLIHPSITPVGTPIHVPTIPTLIHRSITPLGTPIHVPTIPTLIH